The segment GGCGAGATTGGTCCCGGTGGCGGAACCCGGTGTGGCGGCAAGCCCGCATCCAGGAGCGAATGAATTCGCCGCTGGAAACGCGCAAAGTCCGCCTGCGCGGACTCGGGATCTGATATGGCGCTTCTCGAGCCCACTTCAGTGGGCTTCGCGTGGTTCCAGCCGGGGGATTCATCCCCCGGCGGATGCGGGCGCCGGCCCCCGCCTCCGCCGAACCTGCGAAGGCAGGTTTCCCGCGGTTGTTGCAGCGGTTTCAACCGCCGGACCTCACCCCGGACCTAACTCCGGACACCCTCACCCCACCCCCAGCTCCGGCGGCAGGCATACCTGGTCGCGGCCGCGCTCCTTGGCGGTGTAGAGCGCCGCGTCGGCCACGGCGATGATCTCCTCGCCGGTGGCGGCGTCGCAGTCGGGCCAGGAGGCGATGCCGGCGCTCAGGGTGGCGCGCACCGCCACGTCGCCGAAGACGAAAGGGATGGAGGCGATGTGCTTCCGCGCCCGCTCAGCGAAGCGGCGCGCGCCCGCCGGCCCCGTGCCGGGGAGCACCGCTACGAACTCGTCGCCGCCGTAGCGGCCGGCACGGTCGTGCGGGCGCGCGGCGCCCTCGGCGGTGAGCCAGGCGCCCAGGGCCCGCAGCACCGCGTCGCCGGCGATGTGGCCGCAGGTGTCGTTGATCTGCTTGAAGTGGTCCAGGTCCAGCACCACCACGCTCACCGGCTCGCCCCGCTCGCGCGCCGCGGCCAGCTCCCCCTGCAGGTAGAGGAGGAGCGAGCGGCGCGTGGAGCACCCCGTGAGCTCGTCCGTGTTGGCGAGGTCGTGGGCGCGCTCGCGCTGCTCCACCAGACGCTGGAAGACCTGCACGCGGTCGCACGCCTGGACGATCGCCTCCACCACGCGCACCGCAAGCTCCGCCGCCTCCTCTCCCAGCGCCGGCTCGTCCACCGTGGCGCGCTCCACGAAGAGCCCCGTCATCCCGTCCGCGATGGCGAAGGGGACGACGATGGAGGAGCGCAGCGGGCGCACGAAGCCGCGCGCCTCCCAGTCGCCGCGCACCGTGTCGAAGAGGGGAGACGACTCCGCGTCGCACACCTTCACCGGCTGGCCCGTGCGAAGCGCTTCCGCCACTTCGGGGTAGTCCTCCAGGTGCAGCACCAGGCCGTCCTCCGGCTGGCCCTGCGAGGAGGCGGCGATGCGTACGTCCGTTTCCCCCTTTTCCACCACCAGCACGGAACATCGCGCCACGCCCAGGATCTGGGCGGTGCGCGAGGTGACCAGGTGGAACATCTCGTCGGCCGTGACCACGCGGTTCAACTCGCGAATCAGGTCGATCGTCTCCAGGCGGATGCGGGCCTGCTCGCGCACGCGGCGCAGCTCGCGGTTGCGCAGGACGTGCGACTGCACGCGCGCCAGCAGCTCGTCCAGGCGAAACGGCTT is part of the Longimicrobium sp. genome and harbors:
- a CDS encoding diguanylate cyclase, which produces MSDTPATVFVADDNASILHGLERALRASGYTVHTATNGHAIMRLLEAAPQPPDLVLLDVMMPEMSGLDVLRRLRTEPRWADVPVVLITATNDGALPVSALRDGAVDFLTKPFRLDELLARVQSHVLRNRELRRVREQARIRLETIDLIRELNRVVTADEMFHLVTSRTAQILGVARCSVLVVEKGETDVRIAASSQGQPEDGLVLHLEDYPEVAEALRTGQPVKVCDAESSPLFDTVRGDWEARGFVRPLRSSIVVPFAIADGMTGLFVERATVDEPALGEEAAELAVRVVEAIVQACDRVQVFQRLVEQRERAHDLANTDELTGCSTRRSLLLYLQGELAAARERGEPVSVVVLDLDHFKQINDTCGHIAGDAVLRALGAWLTAEGAARPHDRAGRYGGDEFVAVLPGTGPAGARRFAERARKHIASIPFVFGDVAVRATLSAGIASWPDCDAATGEEIIAVADAALYTAKERGRDQVCLPPELGVG